The Paraburkholderia largidicola DNA segment TGCAGCGGGTGGTCGAAGGCCACACGATCTATCGCGTGAAAGGCTTTGCCGCGCTACAGGGCGCGCCGATGCGTCTCGTGATTCAGGGCGTGGGCGGGCGCTTCGACAGCTATTTCGACCGTCGCTGGCAGGCGGGCGAACTCGATGCGTCGCCACTGAGCCGCTTCGTGCTGATCGGCGCAGACCTCGATCAGCCCGTGCTGCAACGCGCGCTCGACGAAGCCTTGAGCGCTCAGGCGCAACAGGCATAGGGCGCCGCGATGCATCTGCTGCGCACCGTCCCAGGCGGTTTCGTCGACGATACGAAGGGCGTGATCCGTATCGACCAGAAGCCCGCCGACATCGTGATCCTCAGTTCCGCCGACACGACGCTGTCGCTGCTCGCGAGCGTCGTGCCGCGTCTGGGCGATGGCTTTCCGAGCGTGCGGCTCGCGAATGTCACGTATCTGCGGCAGCCGGCGTCGGTGGACTTCTATCTCGACGATGTGTTGCAGCATGCGCGCGTCGTCGTCGTCGATCATCTGGGCGGCGAAGCGTACTGGCCGTATGGGATCGAACAGGTCGTCGCGCTCGCGCAGCGCAAGCAGCAGACGCTCGCGATGTTTTCCGGCGACTTGCAGGAAGACCCCAATCTGCTCGCACGCAGCACGGCCGACGCGGACCTGTGTCATCAGTTGTGGCGTTATCTGCGCGAGGGCGGCGCGCAAAACGCGGAATCGTTCATGCGCTGCATTGCGTGGCGCGGGTTCGGCTGGGGCAAGGAGCCTGCACCGCCGACTCCGTTGCCGGCTGCTGCGCTGTATCACCCCGCGCGCGACATTGCCACGATTGAAGACTGGCAGGCGCGCTGGAAGCCCGATGCGCCTGTCGTCGCGATCCTGTTCTATAAGGCGCATCTGCAGGCGGCCAACACGGCCGTATTCGACGCGCTGATCGATGCGCTCGAAGCCCGTGGCATGAATCCGTTGCCCGTCGCGATCACATCGTTGAAAGATGCGATCAGCCGCGATGTCGTGCAGCAACTCGCCGCGCAGCATCGCATCGCGCTCGTGCTAAACACGACGGCATTCGCGGCTTCCGCGATCGACGATCCGGAACCGCTCGCGCTGGCGGGCGACGCGCCCGTGATGCAGGTCATCCTGAGCGGCGGCAATCGCGAAGACTGGGTGAACGACAATCACGGCCTCAATTCGCGCGACATCGCGATGCACGTCGCGCTGCCCGAAGTGGATGGCCGCATCATCACGCGCGCGATCAGTTTCAAGGGCCTCGCGTATCGCTGCCCCCATACGGAAGTGGACGTGGTCCGCTATCAGCCGGATCACGAGCGCGTTGCGTTTGTCGCGGAGTTGAGCGAGCGCTGGTGCAGATTGCGCATCAAGGCGAGTGCGGACAAGAAACTCGCGCTGATACTCGCGAACTATCCGATGAGCGAAGGGCGCATCGGCAATGGCGTGGGCCTCGATACGCCTGCGTCCGTGGTGAACATCCTGACGATGCTGCGCGACGAGGGCTATCGCGTCGACGACGTGCCCTCGAACGGCGATGCATTGATGGACGCGCTCACCCAAGGCGTGACCAACGATCCCGTCGTCCGAGATTTGCGCCCTGCGTTGCAAAGCCTTGCGTTGAGTGACTACATGACGCATTTCGCGCATCTGCCGCAATCGCTGCGCGACGCCTTGAATGCGAAGTGGGGCGCGCCGGAGCAAGATCCGACTTTGCGGCGCGGTCGTTTCATGATCGCGGGCTGGCGGTGCGGGCATGTGTTCATCGGCATTCAGCCGCCGCGTTCGCGCGAACAGAACGACTACGCGAGCTATCACGACGCCGAACTCGTGCCGCCGCATGCGTATCTCGCGTTCTATTTCTGGCTGCGTCATCAGTTCAATATCGATGCCGTCGTACATGTCGGCAAGCACGGCAATCTCGAATGGCTGCCGGGCAAGAGCGTCGCGCTGAGCGATGCATGCTGGCCCGACGCGATACTCGGGCCGCTGCCGCATCTGTATCCGTTCATCGTCAACGATCCGGGCGAGGGCAGCCAGGCGAAGCGGCGCACGCAGGCTGTGATCGTCGATCATCTGATGCCGCCGCTCACGCGCGCGGAAAACTATGGACCTTTGCAGGACCTCGAACGTCAGGTCGACGAATACTACGATGCATTGATGGTCGATCAGCGCCGGGCGAAGCTGCTGCGCCGGACCATTCTCGATACGATCGTCCGGCATCGGCTTCATGAAGAGTTGAGTCTCGGAGCGCCCGTTGATACCGATGCGGAGGACTCGTTGCTGACGCGCGTCGACGCATGGCTGTGCGAGTTGAAGGAAGCCCAGATCCGTGACGGTTTGCACACGTTCGGACAGTCGCCGGAAGGCACGCAGCGGCGCGACACGTTGCTCGCGCTCGGGCGCTTTCCAGTAGGCGACGGAAAGGGCGCGAAGGCTGGCGTTATCGATGCGCTGGCGCGCGATCTCGACGTCGATCGTATGTTCGATCCGTTGTCGGCGGACTGGTCGGCTGAGTGGAAGGGTCCGCGCCCTGCGTTGTTACAACAGGTCAGCGATGCACCATGGCGTCATAACGGCGATACGCGCGAACGGCTCGAACTGCTCGCGGCTTCCTTGCTCGACGAGATGTGCGGCATGTCGCCGGACGTCACGCCTGCCGCAATCGCAACCGCAACCGCAGATGAACTGCCACAAGCCGCGCGCGTGCTGGAACGCTTGCGCGACGATATTCTGCCGCGCCTCGACGCATGCGGACCGCACGAACTGATGCACCTGAAGCGCGGACTCGAAGGACGCTTCGTGCCACCCGGCCCGAGCGGTTCGCCGTCACGCGGACGTCCCGACGTGCTGCCTACGGGCCGCAACTTCTATTCCGTCGATACCCGCGCCATCCCGACACAAGCCGCGTGGTCGCTGGGACTTAAATCTGCGCAGACGCTGATCGAGCGTCACTTGCAGGAGCACGGCGACTATCCGCGTGCAATTGGTCTCTCCGTGTGGGGCACGGCGACGATGCGCACGGGTGGCGACGATATCGCGCAGGCGCTCGCGCTGCTCGGCGTGCGGCCGAAGTGGGCGCCGGGCAGTCATCGCGTGACGGACTTCGAGATCATGCCGATTGCAGCGTTCGATCGTCCCCGTATCGATGTCACGTTGCGTGTGTCCGGATTCTTCCGCGATGCGTTTGCGAACGTGATGCATCTGTTCGATGCGGCCGTGCAGGCCGTCGCCGAACTCGACGAGCCCGAGGACGTCAATCCCATCCGTGCGCGCGTGCTGCGGGAGCGCGATGCGTGGGTCGCGCGCGGCGTCGCGCCGGACGAAGCGCGCAGACGTGCAGGCTTTCGCGTGTTCAGCGCGCGTCCGGGCGCCTATGGCGCAGGTTTGCAGCAGATGATCGACACGCAGCAATGGCAGACGGACGCCGATCTCGCGGACGCGTATCTGTCGTGGGGCGGCTATGCGTACACGCAGAAAAGCGCTGGTGAAGAGGCGCGGGACGCATTCGGCACGCGGCTCGCCGCGATGGACGTGGTGTTGCAGAACCAGGACAACCGCGAGCACGACGTGCTCGATTCGAACGATTACTACCAGTTTCAAGGCGGCATGACGGCGGCCGTGCGGCATCTCGCGGGCAATCAGCCTCATGTATATCACGCCGATCACAGCAACCCGGACACACCGCGCGTTCGCACGCTGCATGAAGAGATCGCGCGCGTGATCCGTTCGCGCGTAGTAAATCCGAAGTGGCTGGATGGCGTGAAGCGTCACGGATACAAAGGCGCGGCGGAAATTGCGGCGACGGTCGACTATCTGTACGGCTATGACGCGACGGCGCGCGTGGTCGCCGATCATCAATACGCGCTCGTCGCCGATGCATATCTGAACGACGCCGATACGCGTGCGTTCATGCGCAAGCACAATCCGCATGCGCTACACGGCGTCTGCGAGCGGCTGCTCGAGGCGATGCAGCGCGGGCTATGGCAACAACCGGGCGACTATCGCGAGCAGGTCGAACAGCATCTGCTGGATAGCGAACAGCACATAGAAGGATCACGATCATGAGCGAAGCCAGCGCGCGGCGCGCGGCGTTTCCGTTTTCTGCGTTGATCGGCCAGGCGCCGCTGCAACAGGCGCTGTTGCTGGCGGCCGTCGATCCGGGCATCGGTGGCGTGCTGGTCAGCGGGCCGCGCGGCACGGCGAAATCGACGGCGGCGCGTGCGCTCGCCGAACTGCTGCCCGAAGGACAGTTCGTCACGCTGCCGCTCGGCGCGAGCGAAGACCGGCTGATCGGCACGCTCGATATCGAATCGGCGTTGCGCGATGCGTCGGTGCGCTTTTCTCCGGGGCTGCTGGCGAAGGCGCATCGCGGCGTGTTGTACGTCGATGAAGTGAACCTGTTGCCGGACGGGCTCGTCGATGCGCTGCTCGATGCAGCAGCGAGCGGCGTGAATACGGTCGAGCGCGATGGCGTGTCGCATACGCACGATGCGAGCTTCGTGCTGATCGGCACGATGAATCCGGAAGAGGGCGAACTGCGTCCGCAACTGACGGACCGCTTCGGCTTGATGGTCGAACTGCAGAACTGCTACGAACCGCAGATACGTCAGGCGATCGTCAAGGCGCGGCTGGCGTTCGATCTCGATCCTGCTGGCTTTTGCGCGGGATACGAGGCACAGCAGGATGCGCACGTCGTGAGGCTTCGCGATGCGCGTGCAGCGTTGGCGCGCCTTTCGTTCGACGATGAAGTGCACGCGCATGTCAGCGCGCTTTGCATTGCGGCCAGCGTGGACGGGATGCGTGCCGATCTCGTGATGCTGCGCGCGGCGCGTGCGCTGGCCGCGTTGGAACAGGCCGATGCGGTGACGGTTGTCCATGTCGATCGCGTGGCTGAATCGGTGCTGTTGCATCGGCGTGGCGTGCAGGATGACGCGACGCAGACGAACGCGCCTTCTCCCTCTCAACACCCTTCTTCAACAGATAACGCGAGCGCGTCAGCGGAAAGCGACTACGGTTATCTGTCTCCCGAACCGACCGGCATCGTGCGTGTTGCCGGCGTCAAGGACGTCATTCCCCTCAACGCAAAAAAACGCTGAGCCATCGAAAGGGCGCGGCCGCGCGCATGATGCGCAGCGGTTTTCGATGGCAGGATGACGCGGGCCATGTGGCGAGAGGCGGTTCGGCCGGCGCGCGACGCATCGCGTGGCCGCGCACGCTCGCGGCAAAGCGCGACGAAGCCTTGCGTGCCGAACATCTGCGTTTCGTGCATGAAGAAGCGCGCGGCGGCATGTTGCATTGCTTCGTGCTCGATTGCTCTCATTCGATGCTATCCGGTCAACGCCTGGCGCTCGCCAAAGGGTTGCTCGTCGCGCTATTCGATCAGGCGCGCGTGACACGCTCGGAAGTGGCGCTGGTGTGTTTCGGCGGGACGGGAGCAGAAGTGCGTTTCGGTCCGGCGGTGCCGCGCTGGTGGAATGAGCGGTGGATCGCATCCATCGGTGGCGGCGGTGGCACCCCCTTTCTTCCTGGCATCGACAAGGCCGGTGAACTTCTCGAACGCGCCGCGCGCAAAAAGCGTACGCAACAGCGTTGGCTCTGGGTGTTGACGGACGGACGCAGCAGCCATTTACCGTCTCGTCCTGTTGGCGCGGATCATGTCGTGGTCGTCGACTTCGAACGCGAGCGCGTGAGGCTTGGGCGTTGCTCGCATCTTGCGCGGGCATGGAACGGCGAGTGCGTGCCGGTTGACGCCTTGCTTTCCGGCAGCCACGCCTGAGCGGCTGAGCAGGACGCGTCAATCTGGATGCGCCCGTATCCAGAGAAAACCGGTTACGGCGTCGTCCTCTTCTCGCCAGAACAATCCGGCATCCGCAGGATTACTTCGATTTCTCGCGAACCCATATCGTTCTTCGCTCGTGAGTCGCATCTGATGGGCTCGAGCAATCGACCTGGCTCGACTGCGCATTTTTAACCTGCACTGCCTCGAAATGCGATTCCAGCAGTGTCAGGATAGACATTTATATATGTAGGAATGCTTGTAAAAGCAATGCAATTCTCCGAGCTTAGGAATAGTCCGATTTCGTGATCCTTGACGCTCTCTTAACGTTCTCCGCACCTTCGGCTACATATTGCCTGGTCGAGGAATTCGTACGGCCGTAGCGAAGCGTCGGGGGCTACGCGCCGGCAGGTCGACAGGTAAAGGCGCGTCGATCTGCGAGAGCTGACGACCTCGGTGACCGTCACGCGCGTCACCTGTTCAGGTCCTCTTTGACATCAATAAACAGGATTGCGAATGAATAAGACGTATCGATCCGTCTGGAACGAAGCAACTGGCACCTGGGTGGCTGCGCAGGAGAATTCCAAAGCACGTGGAAAGCGGAATGCGGCAAAGAGTGTGCTGGCGCTCGTCGCACTGGGCGCCGGGTCATACAGCGGAGCAGCGTTCGCGGGCGGTGCCATCCTGCTCTGTCCTCAAGGCGGGGCATCAGGTGGAATCGGCTGGGCTCACGGATATGTAGGGCAGTCGTCGATCGACTGTAATGCGGCGACTGTCGCGGGCAGCTATGTGCATTACAACTTCTACCTGGGCTCGAATGCTGACCAGAACGGCATGAACGGCGCCGGCGGGGTCGCTGCCGTGTTTGACGACTGGAACACCAACCAGTTGAACCTCAAGGGGCCAGGTGGCATCAATCTCTACAACACCACGAGTCTGAATAACAACAAGATCATCTCGCTGGCGGCGGGCACGTCGTCGACCGATGCCGTCAACGTGGCGCAGCTGACAGGCGTCACGAAGGCACTGGGAGGCGGTGCGACGGTCAACGCGGACGGTTCGATTCAGCAGCCGACGTACAACGTGGCGGGCGCGACCTATTCGAACGTGGGCGATGCGTTGTCGGGCATCGTGAACGGCATCAACCCACAACTGAAGTACATCCAGTTCGGCAATACGAGTGCAAGCATCGCGCAGGCGGCAGGCACGGACTCGATTGCGATCGGCGGCAACGCGTTTGCCAACGGCAGCGGCGCGCTCGCAATCGGCGCGGGTGCGCGGGCGCAAGGGTTGAATTCGGTCGCGGTCGGTTTCGGTTCGGCAACGTCCGCGCCCAATACGTTCGCCGTGGGCAGTGCCACGTCGGGGCGCCGTATCGTCAACGTTGTGGACGGCGTGAACGCAACGGATGCCGCCACTGTCGGTCAGGTGAGCGCGGATATCGCCGCGGCAATGGCCAATCTGAATGCGGGAGTGAAAGCCCAGAATCAAGGCTCGAGCCAGAACGGCGTGCTCA contains these protein-coding regions:
- the cobN gene encoding cobaltochelatase subunit CobN, translated to MHLLRTVPGGFVDDTKGVIRIDQKPADIVILSSADTTLSLLASVVPRLGDGFPSVRLANVTYLRQPASVDFYLDDVLQHARVVVVDHLGGEAYWPYGIEQVVALAQRKQQTLAMFSGDLQEDPNLLARSTADADLCHQLWRYLREGGAQNAESFMRCIAWRGFGWGKEPAPPTPLPAAALYHPARDIATIEDWQARWKPDAPVVAILFYKAHLQAANTAVFDALIDALEARGMNPLPVAITSLKDAISRDVVQQLAAQHRIALVLNTTAFAASAIDDPEPLALAGDAPVMQVILSGGNREDWVNDNHGLNSRDIAMHVALPEVDGRIITRAISFKGLAYRCPHTEVDVVRYQPDHERVAFVAELSERWCRLRIKASADKKLALILANYPMSEGRIGNGVGLDTPASVVNILTMLRDEGYRVDDVPSNGDALMDALTQGVTNDPVVRDLRPALQSLALSDYMTHFAHLPQSLRDALNAKWGAPEQDPTLRRGRFMIAGWRCGHVFIGIQPPRSREQNDYASYHDAELVPPHAYLAFYFWLRHQFNIDAVVHVGKHGNLEWLPGKSVALSDACWPDAILGPLPHLYPFIVNDPGEGSQAKRRTQAVIVDHLMPPLTRAENYGPLQDLERQVDEYYDALMVDQRRAKLLRRTILDTIVRHRLHEELSLGAPVDTDAEDSLLTRVDAWLCELKEAQIRDGLHTFGQSPEGTQRRDTLLALGRFPVGDGKGAKAGVIDALARDLDVDRMFDPLSADWSAEWKGPRPALLQQVSDAPWRHNGDTRERLELLAASLLDEMCGMSPDVTPAAIATATADELPQAARVLERLRDDILPRLDACGPHELMHLKRGLEGRFVPPGPSGSPSRGRPDVLPTGRNFYSVDTRAIPTQAAWSLGLKSAQTLIERHLQEHGDYPRAIGLSVWGTATMRTGGDDIAQALALLGVRPKWAPGSHRVTDFEIMPIAAFDRPRIDVTLRVSGFFRDAFANVMHLFDAAVQAVAELDEPEDVNPIRARVLRERDAWVARGVAPDEARRRAGFRVFSARPGAYGAGLQQMIDTQQWQTDADLADAYLSWGGYAYTQKSAGEEARDAFGTRLAAMDVVLQNQDNREHDVLDSNDYYQFQGGMTAAVRHLAGNQPHVYHADHSNPDTPRVRTLHEEIARVIRSRVVNPKWLDGVKRHGYKGAAEIAATVDYLYGYDATARVVADHQYALVADAYLNDADTRAFMRKHNPHALHGVCERLLEAMQRGLWQQPGDYREQVEQHLLDSEQHIEGSRS
- a CDS encoding ATP-binding protein, with amino-acid sequence MSEASARRAAFPFSALIGQAPLQQALLLAAVDPGIGGVLVSGPRGTAKSTAARALAELLPEGQFVTLPLGASEDRLIGTLDIESALRDASVRFSPGLLAKAHRGVLYVDEVNLLPDGLVDALLDAAASGVNTVERDGVSHTHDASFVLIGTMNPEEGELRPQLTDRFGLMVELQNCYEPQIRQAIVKARLAFDLDPAGFCAGYEAQQDAHVVRLRDARAALARLSFDDEVHAHVSALCIAASVDGMRADLVMLRAARALAALEQADAVTVVHVDRVAESVLLHRRGVQDDATQTNAPSPSQHPSSTDNASASAESDYGYLSPEPTGIVRVAGVKDVIPLNAKKR
- a CDS encoding vWA domain-containing protein; the protein is MRSGFRWQDDAGHVARGGSAGARRIAWPRTLAAKRDEALRAEHLRFVHEEARGGMLHCFVLDCSHSMLSGQRLALAKGLLVALFDQARVTRSEVALVCFGGTGAEVRFGPAVPRWWNERWIASIGGGGGTPFLPGIDKAGELLERAARKKRTQQRWLWVLTDGRSSHLPSRPVGADHVVVVDFERERVRLGRCSHLARAWNGECVPVDALLSGSHA